The Lactuca sativa cultivar Salinas chromosome 2, Lsat_Salinas_v11, whole genome shotgun sequence genome includes a window with the following:
- the LOC111902746 gene encoding uncharacterized protein LOC111902746 translates to MMQRQRDRDEDDKYKRRRDDNRYRSERDSQDRRLNNKSDEDGRRGRDRNKEIVNDRRDRNRNRSDDEDANDRNGDKRRGDDYANDRRRRRDGWSDNEDKNDKRRDKKKDKGRDEEDDNDRRRGGRDDDEDGNDRRNKERKRGRSKDIRSDDEDGHDKNNRDKKRIDEHDQSDEEVGEIRKPGKKNEDISDEEDGEMRKSDKEIGEIRKRGRKGKDKRSDDEDNKYKRRRNRNKDEKNDDEDYKRDRKRNGDHKDRRRTDDDDDVSKHKGDENGDKEKPDEGPRFQKLADLQESMTNLGKSGGVYIPPFKLARMMSEFQDKSSMEYQRMTWDALRKSINGLVNKVNATNIKNIIPELFAENLIRGRGLFCRSCMKSQMASPGFTDVFAALVAVVNTKFPEVGDLLLRRIILQLQRAYKRNDKPQLLAAVKFIAHLVNQQVVHELIALELLTTLLENPTDDSVEVAVGFVTECGSILQDLSPRGLHGIFERFRGILHEGEIDKRVQFLIEGLFALRKAKFQGHPAVRPELDLVELEDQLTHEVSLLDKIDPEIALDIFKMDPDFIENEKKYEDLKKTILGDESEEEEEEEEEGGGEDSDEDESSEEEEDEEQMRIRDETETNLVNLRRTIYLTIMSSVDFEEAGHKLLKIKLEPGQEMELCIMLLECCSQERTYLRYYGLLGQRFCMINKVYQENFEKCFVQQYSMIHRLETNKLRNVAKFFAHLLGTDALPWHVLAYIRLTEEDTTSSSRIFIKILFQELSEHLGIRLLNERLSEPVMQEDFESIFPRDNPKNTRFSINFFTSIGLGGITENLREYLKNMPRLIMQQKPASESDSTSGSDSSSDSDSDSDSSSESESESDHKSSSKRRKKR, encoded by the exons ATGATGCAGCGACAAAGGGACAGAGATGAAGATGATAAATATAAGAGAAGAAGAGATGATAATAGATACAGGAGTGAAAGAGACAGTCAAGATAGGAGGCTCAACAATAAGAGTGATGAAGATGGTAGGAGGGGACGAGATAGGAACAAGGAAATTGTTAATGATAGGAGAGATAGGAACAGGAATAGGAGTGATGATGAAGATGCAAATGATAGGAATGGGGATAAGAGGCGTGGTGATGATTATGCTAATGATAGGAGGAGGAGAAGAGATGGATGGAGTGACAATGAAGATAAAAATGATAAAAGGAGAGACAAAAAGAAAGATAAAGGTAGGGATGAGGAAGATGATAATGACAGGAGAAGAGGAGGGagggatgatgatgaagatggtaATGATAGGAGGAACAAGGAAAGGAAAAGAGGTAGGAGCAAGGACATAAGGAGTGATGATGAAGATGGACATGATAAGAACAACAGAGACAAGAAAAGAATTGATGAACATGATCAAAGTGATGAAGAAGTTGGTGAAATCAGGAAACCAGGGAAAAAGAATGAGGACATAAGTGATGAAGAAGATGGTGAGATGAGGAAAAGTGATAAGGAAATTGGTGAAATCAGGAAGAGAGGGAGAAAGGGTAAGGATAAAAGGAGTGATGATGAAGATAATAAATACAAAAGGAGAAGGAATAGGAACAAAGATGAAAAGAATGATGATGAAGATTATAAAAGGGACAGAAAGAGGAATGGTGATCATAAAGATAGAAGAAGaactgatgatgatgatgatgtatcAAAGCATAAAGGGGATGAAAATGGGGATAAAGAAAAACCGGATGAAGGCCCAAGATTCCAAAAGCTGGCTGATTTGCAAGAAAGCATGACTAATTTAGGAAAGAGTGGAGGGGTGTATATTCCACCATTTAAGTTGGCTCGTATGATGAGTGAATTTCAAGATAAAAGCAGTATGGAGTATCAAAGAATGACATGGGATGCATTAAGAAAGAGTATAAATGGTttggtcaacaaggtcaacgccACAAACATCAAAAACATCATCCCAGAGTTGTTTGCTGAAAATCTGATAAGAGGAAGAGGACTGTTTTGTCGATCATGCATGAAGTCCCAAATGGCATCTCCTGGTTTTACAGATGTTTTTGCAGCTCTGGTTGCTGTTGTAAACACCAAATTCCCTGAAGTTGGAGACCTTCTGCTCAGAAGGATTATCTTGCAGCTTCAAAGGGCATATAAGAGAAATGACAAG CCTCAATTACTTGCTGCAGTCAAGTTTATAGCTCATTTGGTCAACCAACAAGTAGTTCATGAGCTTATTGCTCTTGAACTACTCACAACTCTATTGGAGAATCCCACTGATGACAGTGTGGAGGTTGCTGTTGGTTTTGTTACAGAATGTGGATCAATACTTCAGGATCTATCTCCCCGAGGTTTGCATG GTATCTTTGAGCGATTTCGTGGGATTCTTCATGAGGGAGAGATAGACAAAAGGGTGCAGTTCTTGATTGAAGGTCTATTTGCATTAAGAAAAGCCAAGTTTCAG GGGCATCCAGCTGTACGTCCGGAGTTGGATCTTGTTGAGCTGGAAGATCAGTTGACACATGAAGTATCTCTTCTAGATAAAATTGATCCAGAGATTGCCCTAG ATATTTTCAAGATGGATCCTGATTTCATTGAGAATGAAAAGAAGTATGAAGACCTGAAGAAAACAATTCTTGGCGACGaatctgaagaagaagaagaagaagaagaagaaggtggtggggaggattcagatgaagatgaatcttcagaagaagaagaagatgaagagcaAATGAGAATCAGAGATGAAACAGAAACAAATCTTGTCAATCTTCGAAGAACAATCTACCTAACAATCATGTCAAGTGTTGACTTTGAAGAAGCGGGTcataaactcctcaaaatcaAACTCGAACCCGGACAGGAG ATGGAGCTATGCATAATGCTACTGGAATGCTGCAGTCAAGAGAGAACATATCTTCGTTACTATGGTCTTTTAGGTCAAAGGTTTTGCATGATCAACAAAGTCTATCAAGAAAACTTTGAAAAATGTTTTGTTCAGCAATACTCCATGATCCACCGCCTCGAGACCAACAAACTCCGGAATGTTGCGAAATTCTTCGCGCATCTCCTTGGGACCGACGCCTTGCCTTGGCATGTCTTGGCTTACATCCGTCTCACTGAAGAAGACACCACTTCCTCTTCTAGAATCTTCATCAAGATCCTCTTCCAG GAGCTGTCTGAGCATCTTGGGATTCGGCTGTTGAACGAGCGGTTGAGTGAGCCGGTGATGCAAGAGGATTTTGAGTCGATTTTCCCGAGAGATAACCCCAAGAACACGCGGTTTTCAATCAATTTTTTTACTTCCATTGGGCTTGGTGGGATTACCGAGAATTTGAGGGAGTATCTCAAGAACATGCCGCGTCTTATCATGCAACAAAAGCCTGCGTCGGAATCGGATTCCACTTCCGGTTCTGATTCCAGTTCTGATTCCGATTCCGATTCTGATTCTAGTTCGGAGAGCGAGAGTGAGAGTGATCATAAGAGCAGCAGCAAGCGCCGAAAGAAACGTTAG